A section of the Falco biarmicus isolate bFalBia1 chromosome 3, bFalBia1.pri, whole genome shotgun sequence genome encodes:
- the FSBP gene encoding fibrinogen silencer-binding protein, whose product MVGKARSSNFTLPEKLDLLKLVKPYVKILEEHTNKHSVIVEKNKCWDIIADNYNAIGVDRPPRTAQGLRTLYKRLKEYAKQELLQQKETHSDCKSSISEPTKKVVEMIPQISSVCLRDRSGAQSASINKETIAGTSSPQAMLDHHPATVMMELQLEEDVKPPPSLIIDSQQNESLEEEQQLVHVMERSPSTSVSSVDMRVMMPPSPVPRREEFFRLEVGERFRPICGYDPQMLQMLKEEHQIIIENQRKIGLYVQEKRDGLKRKQQLEEELLRAKIKVEKLKAIRLRHDLPEYSNI is encoded by the exons ATGGTTGGGAAGGCCAGATCTTCTAATTTTACCTTACCTGAAAAGCTCGATTTGCTAAAACTCGTGAAGCCGTATGTTAAAATTCTCGAAGAACATACCAATAAGCATTCTGTAatagtggaaaaaaacaaatgctggGATATCATAGCTGATAACTACAATGCCATCGGAGTAGATCGCCCTCCTCGTACTGCACAGGGCCTGCGCACGCTGTACAAGAGGCTCAAAGAATATGCCAAACAGGAGCTATTGCAGCAAAAGGAGACTCACTCAGAttgtaaaagcagcatttccgAGCCAACCAAGAAAGTTGTAGAGATGATTCCACAGATTTCCAGTGTGTGTTTAAGAGACAGGAGCGGTGCTCAAAG TGCTAGTATCAATAAAGAAACAATTGCTGGTACCAGTTCACCACAGGCAATGTTGGATCACCATCCTGCAACAGTCATGATGGAGTTGCAGTTGGAAGAGGATGTCAAACCTCCTCCTTCTTTGATTATAGACTCACAGCAAAATGAGAGCTTAGAGGAAGAACAACAGCTGGTGCATGTTATGGAAAGGTCTCCTTCAACATCAGTATCTTCAGTTGATATGAGAGTGATGATGCCTCCCTCTCCTGTACCAAGAAGAGAAGAGTTTTTTAGGCTTGAGGTTGGAGAACGCTTTAGACCTATATGTGGTTATGACCCACAGATGTTACAAATGCTGAAAGAAGAGCAtcaaataataatagaaaatcaaagaaaaattggTCTTTATGTCCAAGAAAAAAGGGATggtttgaaaagaaagcaacaacTGGAAGAAGAACTGTTGCGAGCAAAAATCAAAGTAGAGAAGCTGAAGGCGATACGACTACGCCATGATCTGCCAGAATACAGCAACATCTAA